A single Anopheles maculipalpis chromosome 3RL, idAnoMacuDA_375_x, whole genome shotgun sequence DNA region contains:
- the LOC126562986 gene encoding cilia- and flagella-associated protein 299-like: protein MKLTEQDLRLLEFSTYEDYLNSLVDGKSLQYFGDRENLISLYRTGYRALTKEVFEAQRTFLEVTKDPNTLFSRNITPEDPFLQELAKRERPNRLGLMSTIIYMRFMKKNTEISGYIDYEEALRRVHQDQQYSINWKAIFSGENILYPTPVDLLYYNAKTGRSRKNNSRNYQILCDPLRGIIFRNMYDRKDILPDPMANFYGTNTSRIQIASDLYEQVVLYDHVVRKNY, encoded by the exons ATGAAGCTAACGGAGCAGGATCTCCGCCTTTTGGAGTTCAGCACCTACGAGGACTATCTCAACTCACTTGTCGATGGCAAGAGTCTCCAATATTTCGGTGATCGAGAAAATTTAATCAGTCTCTACCGTACGGGCTACAG GGCACTTACTAAGGAAGTTTTTGAAGCACAAAGAACGTTTCTTGAAGTGACGAAAGATCCGAACACACTCTTCAGCCGAAACATTACACCGGAGGATCCATTTCTGCAAGAGCTTGCCAAACGCGAACGTCCCAATCGGTTGGGGCTCATGTCG ACCATAATTTATATGCGCTTCATGAAGAAAAATACGGAAATCTCCGGCTACATCGACTACGAGGAAGCGCTGCGCCGTGTGCATCAGGACCAGCAGTACTCAATCAACTGGAAAGCTATCTTTTCAGGCGAAAACATTCTCTACCCAACACCGGTAGATCTGCTGTACTACAACGCAAAAACTGGTCGCAGCAGAAAGAACAACTCGCGCAACTATCAGATCCTTTGCGATCCGCTCCGGGGCATCATCTTCCGCAATATGTACGATCGCAAGGATATCCTGCCGGATCCGATGGCAAACTTTTACGGCACCAATACGAGCCGAATTCAGATTGCTAGTGACCTATACGAACAGGTCGTACTGTACGATCATGTTGTGCGGAAGAACTACTAA